The nucleotide sequence CCATTCGAGCGTCTGCAGGCTGAGGGCTTGAGGGGCTTGAAGGGCTGTCGCACGGCCCTGCGCTTTCGCAAGAAGAACCCACCCGAGTTGCTGGAGATGGAATTGGTGCCCCGGGGCGAGTTCCACTCGGATTGCCTGCCGGAACGTCCCCTGCCCTGTCCGAAGTGCGAGAGGAGAGAACTCAAGTGTCCAGACGAGCCCATTCTGGATGCGGCCTCTCTGCCTGAAGACCAGGATTTGTTCCGACTGGCTGGGTTTCTGTCGATGATCATCGCCACCGAGCGCTTTGTAGATGCAGTGCGGCGTCTGAGCTACGAGCAGGATATCGCCTTCCGCGAACTGCCGGTGCGCGGCGCGTAGCACAGGCTGGTTCAACTGATCGCGCCATGAAGCGGCGTCATGGCTGCTCGGAGGTGGGCGGCGGGCGGCTGTCGAAGACGGGCATGTAGCATTGGCCCTCTCGTTCGTAGGCTGCACCGCACGGCGGATCAATCCGGAGGATGGACCAGCAAGCTCCTATGACCACGACCTCCGAGCGTGGATTGCAGGGGGGCTTCTTCTGCCCAGGAAGAGGAGTCTTGGGCATGGCCAAACCGATGGCAGAGACAGGCAGTCCCGTTCGCGGACCCTCCTGCACGGAGGCCATGGCGGCATCCGCGACGCCAGCATCAGGCGTCTCTATGGGGGGTGTCGGAACCTCTTTGGCCATCAGCGGGGGGCCGGAAGGGGCCGATTCTTCTCGGGGCGCTGGGCCTGATGGGAGCTTGGAACCGATGAGCACGACGAACCCCCCCACCATGGCGGCTGCAGCCCATGAGAGCAGCGCCAGGGTGGCGTGGTGCGTGGCGTCTGCTGAGGAGCGCTGACGGCTCGGAGGGGGAGGGGACCCGCTTGAGGACGCAGAACGGGACGGTGCCTCTAACTCAGAAGGAACTCCTACCCGAAGCAGGCGGATGGGATTGTCCGCCACATGCCGAGTATGGAGCGCAGCGTGCTCTAACGCCTCTACCGTCTGAGGAGTGGTACCGCGGTTCGCTTTATCCTCGGAGAGCAGGCGCAGGATGATGCTGTCCAATTCTGGAGTGACCGTGGCGAGCTCTCTTGGGGGGCGCAGTTCCCGCTGCTCCTCATGCTGGGTCTCGCTGATGGGCGGGGGGTAGGTGCCCGTCACGAGCCGGTAGGCGGTGACGCCCAGCGCGTACAGGTCATCGCAGGGGCTCGCTTTCCAGCGCGCCTGGTCATCCCTGTAGAAGCGCCACGTGAAGCGTAGCAGCTCCGGCGAGCGGTAGACGCTGGTGCCCGGAGGCGCACAGGTGTCCGTCAGCGGGCGCGCTCCCGGGAACCATCCGGCGCCGAAGTCCACCAGCACCGCGCGGCCTTCAGGAGTGACGCGGATGTTGTCCCCCTTGACGTCCCGGTGAACGGCGCCCGAGGCATGAACCGCCGCCAGTCCTTGTGCCACCTGGGCGAGCACTTCGAGCACGTCCCGGGAGGAGCGCTCTTCCTCGTGGCCCCACTCATAGAGGATGGAGCCCGCCACGTACTCCATGACTAGGTAAGGGTGGTCGTCACCCCGGGCCGAGATCCAGATCCCAAAGTCCTCA is from Hyalangium minutum and encodes:
- a CDS encoding serine/threonine protein kinase, which gives rise to MSDDLETPVDPRDLRPGSLVGPWRVLERIDSGSYGVVFLVERASKPEAGPFAMKMAKQAGDPRFEREAELLRRTQHPALPRFEDFGIWISARGDDHPYLVMEYVAGSILYEWGHEEERSSRDVLEVLAQVAQGLAAVHASGAVHRDVKGDNIRVTPEGRAVLVDFGAGWFPGARPLTDTCAPPGTSVYRSPELLRFTWRFYRDDQARWKASPCDDLYALGVTAYRLVTGTYPPPISETQHEEQRELRPPRELATVTPELDSIILRLLSEDKANRGTTPQTVEALEHAALHTRHVADNPIRLLRVGVPSELEAPSRSASSSGSPPPPSRQRSSADATHHATLALLSWAAAAMVGGFVVLIGSKLPSGPAPREESAPSGPPLMAKEVPTPPIETPDAGVADAAMASVQEGPRTGLPVSAIGLAMPKTPLPGQKKPPCNPRSEVVVIGACWSILRIDPPCGAAYEREGQCYMPVFDSRPPPTSEQP